GCACGATGGATCCGAGGAAGTTCACGTCCTCGACCGTGCCCGTCATCCGGTTGCCATCCCCGGCCGAATCCGTGAGCGACACGATCTCGGGGCGGAGCGCGACCGCGCGCACCTCGCCCACCCGCGCGTCTTCGAGACCACGCGCCGCGACGATCTCCTGACCGTCGATCACGATGCGGCCCCCGGCCGGGTCGGTCACCCGGCCCCGCAGGATGTTGAGCGTCCCGACGAACGAGGCGACGAACGTCGTCTTCGGGAAGTTGTAGATCTCGAAGGGCGTGCCGATCTGCTCGACGCGCCCCTCGCTCATCACCACGATCCGGTCGGACATGGAGAGCGCTTCCTCCTGGTCGTGCGTCACGTAGATCGTCGTGATGCCCAGCTCTCGCTGGATGCCGCGGATCTCGTGGCGCAGGGCCACCCGGATCTTGGCGTCGAGCGCGGAGAGCGGCTCGTCGAGCAGCAGCACCTGCGGCTGAATCGCCAGCGCGCGGGCCAGGGCCACGCGCTGCTGCTGCCCGCCCGAGAGCTGGTACGGATACCGGTCGCCCAGCGCGGGCAGCTTGATCAGCGCCAGCATCTCCTCCACCCGGCGCCGGATCTCCTCCGCCGGCCGCTTGGCGACCTTCAGGCCGAAGCCGATGTTCTGGGCCACCGTCATGTTGGGGAAGAGGGCGTAGGCCTGAAAGACCATGCCGACGTTGCGCTGGTTCGGCGGCTTCCGGGTGATGTCCAGGCCGTTGATGCGGATCGTCCCGCCCGAGGGGGTCTCGAACCCCGCGATCATGCGGAGCGTCGTCGTCTTGCCGCAGCCGCTCGGGCCCAGAAACGAGACGAACTCGCCCCGCTCGACCCCCAGCTGAAACCGGTCGACGACCGTGGCGGCCCCGAACCGCTTCTGAACGTCGCTGATCTCGAGAAAGGCCACCGGCGCGGCTCGCCCTAGGTCATTTCGGGGGGGTCTCGGAAGACCCCCCCGATGCCCCCCCGTCGTGGCGGCGGCAAAGCCGCCGCTCGGACGCTCCACCAGGCACTCCGTGATTCATCGGCCGCTGATTACTCCGACACACTCTCAGTGCGGTCCGACGACCTGCCCCGGCGCCCGGCGCCCGAGCATCTGGATCACGCCCATGCAGGCCCAGGTGATCGCAAAGGTGATGATCGCCAGCGCCGACGGCTCGTAGGCGCGATTGGCGCCGATCAGCTGAAGGTAGGGCCCGAACGCGGGGCGATCCAGCAGACTGGCCATCGTGAACTCGCCGATGACGATGGCGAAGGTCAGGAAGGCCCCACTGAGGACCGCCACCCGCACGTTCGGAAAGATGACCCGAAGGAGAATCGTGCCCCACCCCGCGCCCAGGCTGTGGGCCGCTTCCGTCAGCGTGCGCACGTCGATCGCGCGCAAGCCGGTATCGACCGCCCGGTACATGTAGGGCAGCGACAGCGCCACGTAGCTGAACATCAGCAGCAGATCGGTGGTGGTCTCGGTGCTCGTCAGCGGCAACACCGACGCGCTGTTGTAGATCCGGAGATATCCGAACACCAGCACGATGGCGGGGATGACCAGCGGGAGCAGCGTGATGAACTCCACGAGGGGGCGCAGGCCTGGCAGACGCAGCTGGATCCAGTAGGCGGTCGGCACCACCAGGAGGACGCCGACGACGATGGTGGCCAGGGCCAGCAGCGTCGAATAGGTGAAGGTCGCGCGAAACTGCGGATCGTTCAGCACGAGCCGGTAGGCCTCGAAGCTGTACACGCCGCGCCGGTAGCGCAGCGAGAACTCGAAGGTCCCCAGGAGAGGGAGGAAGAAGTAGAGCCCGCCCAGGAGGACGATCGCCCACGACTGGAGGGCCGGGCGCTTCATCGCAGCCACTTCTCGCTCCGCCCGCGCAGCCAGATGTAGGCGGCATTCGACAGCCCGGTGATCACGATCATGCCCAGCGCCAGCGCGTAGCCCAGGTTCTGATTGTGCAGCACGTCGCCTCGGATCTGCGCGTAGAGGAGGATCGTGACGATGTTGAGCGAGCTACCGGTCAGCGCGTAGGCCGTGGCGATCGCGCCGAAGGCGTTGGCGAAGAGGAGCAAGCAAGCCCCGAGCAACGGGGGCCACAGGATGGGCAGCGCGATGTAACGCCAGTACTCCCACGCGCTGGCGCCGAGGTTGGCCGAGGCCTCGCGCCATTCGCGCCGAAGTCCATCCAGGGCCGGCGCCATGATCAGCACCATGAGCGGAATCTGGAAATACAGGTAGGCCAGGGTCAACCCCCAGAAGCTCAGCAGGTTGAAGCCGGCGCGGTAGATGTTGAACCCGAAGAGGTCGACCAGGAGGACCGTGAGCAGCCCCGTGCGGCCGAGCGTGGCCAGGAACGCGAAGGCCAGCGGCACCCCGGCGAAGTTCGAGGCGACGCCCGAAAAGGTCATCAGCATCGGGCGAACCCAGCGGGGCAGTCCGCCGGCCATCGCCGCGTAGGCCAGGAGGAAGCCGACGATGGCGCCTCCGACCGCGGAGGCCGCACTGACCTGGAGGCTGATCCAGTAGGAGCTGAGGATGGTCGGCTGAAAGAGGTCGCGGACGTTCTGGAGAGTGAAACGGCCTTCGCCGTCCTGAAAGCCACCCACCGCCAGGAAGCTGGTCGGCAGGATCAGGAACATGAGGGCGAAGACGAAGAACGGGACCACCCCCACCCAGGCCCAGGAGACCTGGCCGTGCCAGGGCGTCGCGGCAGCGGCCGGAGGAGGGTCGAGACGGGCTACGTGGGGCATCGGGGCATTCCGCCCCCCCCGCCTCTCCCCGGGGCCGACCGGGGGGGGCGCGGGTGGCGCGAACCGGGGCTTACTTCACATTGGCGCCGACGACGGCATCCCACTGCTTGGTGATGACCTGCTTGGCCCGATCCTGTTGGTCGAGGGTCGGGAAGACCGCCTTGGCGTAGGCCTCCGCCGGCGGCAGCTTGGCGAGCACGTCGGCCGGTACCTTGCCGTTCTTCACGAGGGCCTGGAAGCGAATCGGATGGCAGTAGCCCTTGAGCCACAGGAGCTGGCCCTCGTCCGAGTAGAGGTACTCCATCCAGAGCTTGGCCGCGTTCGGATGCGGCGCGTAGGCGCTGATGCCCTGCACGTACACGCCGGCCACCACGCCGCTCTTCGGCACCACCACCTCGACCTTCGGATTGCCCTTGAGCGTGTCGCGATCGGCGAGGGCGTTGTAGTCCCAGCGGATGATGATCGGCGTGGCGCCCTGGGCGAGCGAGGCCACCTTGCCGATGACCGGCACGAAGTTGCCGCCCTTGTTCAGGTCGGCGAAGAACTTCAGACCCGCATCGGCCGCCCCCTCCGCGCGGCCCTTTGCCATCGCCAGGCCCGCCGCGTAGACGCCCTGGATCGCTTGATTCGACGCCCGGGGATCGCCGGCGAGGGCGACCGCGTTCTTGTACTCGGGCTTCAGCAGGTCCGCCCAATCCTGCGGCATGGTCTTGACGATGTCGGCGTTGATCTCGAACGCCAGGACGCCGTAGTAGTCCCCGTACCAGTACCCCTCCGGGTCCTTCTGGTCGCTCGGGATCGTCTCCCAGGTGGCCACCTTGTAGGGCTGGAGCAGCCCGTCCTTCTTCGCCGACGGACCGAACGAGAGCCCCACGTCGATCACGTCCGGCGCCTGCGGCCCCTTGTTGCCCTTGTTGGCCTTGATGGCCTCGATCTCGTCGCCCGAGCCCGCATCCGGGTTCAGCTCGTTCACCTTCAGGCCGTACTTCTTCTTGAACCCGTCGATCAGCGCGCCGTAGCCGCACCAGTCGTGCGGCAGCGCGATCACGGTGAGCTGGCCTTCCTGCTTGGCGGCCGCCACGAGCTGGTCCATCTTCATCTGCCCGGGGGCCACCCCGATGAGCACCAAGACCACCAGCGCCGCGAACGTGCCGATCCACATCCAGTTGCGCGTCATGTGGCTCCTCCCCTCGACCAATCGGTCCGGACGGCTCGCCCCTTACGCCCCGTCACGGTCCTCCATTCGCCCGGCTGTTGTCAAGGCAGCACCTTCCCCTCCCGGGTGGCCGGCGGCGGCGGGCCGCTATTCGCGCGCCCAGTCGCGTGCCCTTCCCACCGCCCGCTGCCAGCCGGCATAGAGGGCCTCGCGCCGGGCCGGGGGCATGCTCGGCTCGAACCGCCGGTCGAGGCGCCAGAGGTCCCGGAGCGCCGCGGGGCTGCGCCAGAGGCCGACGCCGAGCCCCGCCAGATACGCCGCCCCCAGCGCGGTGGTCTCGCGAACCTCCGGCCGGAGGACGGGCAGCCCCAGCACGTCGGCCTGGAACTGGCAGAGCCAGTCGTTCGCGGTCGCCCCGCCGTCGACGCGGAGCTCCGCGGGGCGGTGACCCGCCTCCGCCGCCATCACGTCCAGCACGTCGCGGGTCTGGTAGGCGATCGCTTCCAGGGCCGCGCGGACCACGTGAGCCCGCGTCGTCCCGCGCGTCAGCCCGACCAGCGTCCCCCGGGCGTACATGTCCCAGTACGGGGCCCCGAGACCGACGAAGGCGGGCACCAGATAGACGCCGCCCGTGTCCGGCACCGAGGCGGCCAGCGTCTCGCTCTCGGCCGCCGTGGCGATGAGCCCGAGGCCGTCACGGAGCCACTGGACAGCG
This genomic stretch from Candidatus Methylomirabilota bacterium harbors:
- a CDS encoding ABC transporter ATP-binding protein — its product is MAFLEISDVQKRFGAATVVDRFQLGVERGEFVSFLGPSGCGKTTTLRMIAGFETPSGGTIRINGLDITRKPPNQRNVGMVFQAYALFPNMTVAQNIGFGLKVAKRPAEEIRRRVEEMLALIKLPALGDRYPYQLSGGQQQRVALARALAIQPQVLLLDEPLSALDAKIRVALRHEIRGIQRELGITTIYVTHDQEEALSMSDRIVVMSEGRVEQIGTPFEIYNFPKTTFVASFVGTLNILRGRVTDPAGGRIVIDGQEIVAARGLEDARVGEVRAVALRPEIVSLTDSAGDGNRMTGTVEDVNFLGSIVRIRVRLTDHAISLDTFNNPNLTVPQRGQRVAVAFPRDAVLPVEAPPARTPPG
- a CDS encoding ABC transporter permease, which encodes MKRPALQSWAIVLLGGLYFFLPLLGTFEFSLRYRRGVYSFEAYRLVLNDPQFRATFTYSTLLALATIVVGVLLVVPTAYWIQLRLPGLRPLVEFITLLPLVIPAIVLVFGYLRIYNSASVLPLTSTETTTDLLLMFSYVALSLPYMYRAVDTGLRAIDVRTLTEAAHSLGAGWGTILLRVIFPNVRVAVLSGAFLTFAIVIGEFTMASLLDRPAFGPYLQLIGANRAYEPSALAIITFAITWACMGVIQMLGRRAPGQVVGPH
- a CDS encoding ABC transporter permease subunit; amino-acid sequence: MPHVARLDPPPAAAATPWHGQVSWAWVGVVPFFVFALMFLILPTSFLAVGGFQDGEGRFTLQNVRDLFQPTILSSYWISLQVSAASAVGGAIVGFLLAYAAMAGGLPRWVRPMLMTFSGVASNFAGVPLAFAFLATLGRTGLLTVLLVDLFGFNIYRAGFNLLSFWGLTLAYLYFQIPLMVLIMAPALDGLRREWREASANLGASAWEYWRYIALPILWPPLLGACLLLFANAFGAIATAYALTGSSLNIVTILLYAQIRGDVLHNQNLGYALALGMIVITGLSNAAYIWLRGRSEKWLR
- a CDS encoding ABC transporter substrate-binding protein, whose product is MKMDQLVAAAKQEGQLTVIALPHDWCGYGALIDGFKKKYGLKVNELNPDAGSGDEIEAIKANKGNKGPQAPDVIDVGLSFGPSAKKDGLLQPYKVATWETIPSDQKDPEGYWYGDYYGVLAFEINADIVKTMPQDWADLLKPEYKNAVALAGDPRASNQAIQGVYAAGLAMAKGRAEGAADAGLKFFADLNKGGNFVPVIGKVASLAQGATPIIIRWDYNALADRDTLKGNPKVEVVVPKSGVVAGVYVQGISAYAPHPNAAKLWMEYLYSDEGQLLWLKGYCHPIRFQALVKNGKVPADVLAKLPPAEAYAKAVFPTLDQQDRAKQVITKQWDAVVGANVK